A genome region from Solanum pennellii chromosome 12, SPENNV200 includes the following:
- the LOC107005759 gene encoding uncharacterized protein LOC107005759, translating into MLKRGQTFQKKTSQKPSENTKDQVCHKCGSPDHFIKFCPLWALEQKKANFEKVKDIKNDKYIPTNRRMTNQEADLSTRRAFAAMGDLSEEEFEDGGFENQSLLAIEQSNKYDFLALIAETDSEDDEEDDKQSKVSFHHIKVNIESYSKKELESLLSTLIDAYQSVNSEREQVMENYASLREVNDNLEKHNHFLQNKLKEQIKISELSHKGKNSASELQLALEEKIKLLTIKYQALTERNRLLQENLDHTKLDLERNLRWTRSSEILTQIQEKQTTSRSGIGFKKQNNLVSHTIHMSKSLCTHCGNSGHLKNQCKALFEAFQKNVKFTKKEKTDTAKNLVRNKNAPNKRFSYLPLWARRNLIHPFTHIKGPKLIWVPKTNL; encoded by the coding sequence ATGCTAAAGAGAGGGCAGacctttcaaaagaaaacttctcaAAAACCATCTGAAAACACTAAAGACCAGGTTTGTCATAAATGTGGGAGCCCAGATCACTTCATCAAATTCTGTCCACTTTGGGCTTTAGAGCAGAAAAAGGCAAACTTTGAGAAggtcaaagacatcaagaatgATAAGTACATTCCCACAAACAGAAGAATGACCAATCAAGAAGCGGATCTTTCAACGAGAAGAGCCTTTGCCGCTATGGGGGACTTATCTGAAGAAGAATTTGAGGATGGAGGGTTCGAAAATCAGTCACTACttgcaatagaacaatcaaataaatatgattttcttgcacTCATTGCTGAAACAGATtctgaagatgatgaagaagatgacaaacaaagcaaggtaagttttcatcacatcaaagtaaatattgaatcatattctaAAAAGGAACTAGAGTCTTTATTGAGTACTCTTATAGATGCATATCAGTCtgtcaattctgaaagagaACAAGTGATGGAAAACTATGCATCTTTAAGAGAAGTCAATGACAATCTTGAGAAACACAATcactttcttcaaaataaattaaaagaacagaTTAAAATCTCAGAGTTAAGTCACAAGGGCAAAAACTCTGCTAGTGAACTTCAATTAGctctagaagaaaaaataaaattgttaaccaTAAAATATCAAGCTTTAACAGAAAGGAATAGGTTGTTACAAGAAAATCTTGATCATACCAAACTGGATCTGGAAAGAAATCTTAGATGGACCAGGTCCTCTGAAATTTTAACTCAGATTCAAGAAAAGCAAACCACTAGTCGAAGTGGGATAGGTTTTAAAAAACAGAATAATCTTGTGTCACACACTATTCACATGTCTAAAAGTTTATGCACTCATTGTGGAAACTCAGGTCATTTAAAGAATCAATGTAAAGCTTTATTTGAGgcttttcagaaaaatgttaagttcaccaaaaaggaaaagactGATACGGCTAAGAACCTGGTTCGAAATAAAAATGCTCCAAATAAAAGGTTTTCTTATTTGCCTTTATGGGCTAGAAGAAATCTTATTCATCCTTTTACTCACATAAAGGGGCCCAAGCTAATCTGGGTTCCCAAGACTAATCTTTGA